A window of the Agrococcus jejuensis genome harbors these coding sequences:
- a CDS encoding response regulator transcription factor produces MRVLIAEDDASVAGALAAVLARAGHETTGVARGGDVLLRHRDAELVLLDLGLEDMDGLEALRRLRAVSDVPAIVVTARGDERSTVRALRLGADDYLVKPVRMHELLARIEAVARRRGTRDAGAADAVMVGDVRIDLAAHRVSTPAGDVALTPTEHALLAVLARRVGVAVSRQQILDEVWGDAYAATSRSYDVHLAQVRQKLPGLTITTIRGFGCRLEEGDAA; encoded by the coding sequence GTGCGTGTGCTCATCGCAGAGGACGACGCCTCGGTCGCCGGGGCGCTCGCCGCCGTGCTCGCGCGCGCCGGCCACGAGACGACGGGCGTCGCCCGCGGCGGCGACGTGCTGCTGCGGCATCGCGACGCCGAGCTCGTGCTGCTCGACCTCGGCCTCGAGGACATGGACGGCCTGGAGGCGCTGCGCAGGCTGCGGGCCGTGAGCGACGTGCCCGCCATCGTCGTGACGGCGCGCGGCGACGAGCGCTCGACCGTGCGCGCGCTGCGCCTCGGCGCCGACGACTACCTCGTGAAGCCCGTGCGCATGCACGAGCTGCTCGCGCGCATCGAGGCCGTCGCGCGCCGGCGCGGGACGCGGGATGCCGGCGCCGCCGACGCCGTGATGGTGGGCGACGTGCGCATCGACCTCGCTGCGCACCGCGTCTCGACGCCGGCCGGCGACGTCGCGCTGACGCCGACGGAGCACGCGCTGCTCGCGGTGCTCGCGCGCCGGGTGGGCGTGGCCGTGAGCAGGCAGCAGATCCTCGACGAGGTGTGGGGCGACGCGTACGCGGCGACGTCGCGCTCGTACGACGTGCACCTCGCGCAGGTGCGGCAGAAGCTGCCCGGGCTCACGATCACGACGATCCGCGGCTTCGGCTGCCGCCTCGAGGAGGGCGACGCCGCGTGA
- a CDS encoding MFS transporter: MSTTTHAPASLRRSVSNTLKGSAGNLVEWFDVYVYSVFASYFESQFFAEDDQNSGIYIWAIFAVTFLMRPLGSWFFGRLADRRGRRYALTVSVSLMAACSFVIAITPTAAVIGAGAAVILVLCRLAQGFATGGEYGTSATYMSEAAIPGRRGFLSSFHYVTLVGGHVLAQATLLVMVLTLDTTAISEWGWRVAFGIGGVAAVVVFWLRRTMDESLTSDTLDAVKTGESRQSGSMKELLVHQWRPLLLCFLVTMGGTVAFYTYSVNGPNIVKGAFAGDSVVTGTVINLIALTILMLLQPLGGWISDIVGRKTLLVFFGVGGVLYTWFLLTWLPQQTNAVAAFAILVGGFVILTGYTSINAVVKAELFPTHIRALGVGFGYALANSMFGGTAPLLYTAANGAGQVPLFIGYVTIAIGASLVVYVLFLKNKGQNWLDDEHGMRERIAERVGARKD; this comes from the coding sequence ATGTCGACGACGACCCACGCTCCCGCGAGCCTCCGCAGATCCGTCTCCAACACGTTGAAGGGCTCGGCGGGCAACCTCGTCGAGTGGTTCGACGTCTACGTCTACTCGGTCTTCGCCTCGTACTTCGAGTCGCAGTTCTTCGCCGAGGACGACCAGAACTCCGGCATCTACATCTGGGCGATCTTCGCCGTGACGTTCCTCATGCGCCCGCTCGGCTCGTGGTTCTTCGGCCGCCTCGCCGACCGCCGCGGCCGCCGCTACGCGCTCACGGTGTCCGTGTCGCTCATGGCCGCGTGCTCGTTCGTCATCGCCATCACGCCCACCGCCGCCGTCATCGGTGCGGGCGCCGCCGTCATCCTCGTGCTCTGCCGCCTCGCGCAGGGCTTCGCGACCGGCGGCGAGTACGGCACGTCGGCGACGTACATGTCGGAGGCCGCGATCCCCGGCCGCCGCGGGTTCCTCTCGTCGTTCCACTACGTGACGCTCGTCGGCGGCCACGTGCTCGCGCAGGCGACGCTGCTCGTCATGGTGCTCACCCTCGACACGACCGCGATCTCCGAGTGGGGCTGGCGCGTCGCGTTCGGCATCGGCGGCGTCGCCGCCGTCGTCGTGTTCTGGCTGCGCCGCACGATGGACGAGTCGCTCACCTCCGACACCCTCGACGCCGTGAAGACGGGCGAGTCGCGCCAGTCGGGCTCGATGAAGGAGCTGCTCGTGCATCAGTGGCGCCCGCTGCTGCTGTGCTTCCTCGTCACGATGGGCGGCACGGTCGCGTTCTACACGTACTCCGTCAACGGCCCGAACATCGTCAAGGGCGCCTTCGCGGGCGACTCCGTCGTCACCGGCACCGTCATCAACCTCATCGCCTTGACGATCCTCATGCTGCTGCAGCCGCTCGGCGGCTGGATCTCCGACATCGTCGGCCGCAAGACGCTGCTCGTCTTCTTCGGCGTCGGCGGCGTGCTCTACACGTGGTTCCTGCTCACGTGGCTGCCGCAGCAGACCAACGCGGTCGCGGCGTTCGCGATCCTCGTCGGCGGCTTCGTCATCCTCACCGGCTACACGTCGATCAACGCCGTCGTGAAGGCCGAGCTGTTCCCGACCCACATCCGCGCGCTCGGCGTCGGCTTCGGCTACGCGCTGGCGAACTCGATGTTCGGCGGCACCGCTCCCCTGCTCTACACCGCGGCGAACGGCGCGGGCCAGGTGCCGCTCTTCATCGGCTACGTCACGATCGCCATCGGCGCGTCGCTCGTGGTCTACGTGCTCTTCCTCAAGAACAAGGGGCAGAACTGGCTCGACGACGAGCACGGCATGCGCGAGCGCATCGCCGAGCGCGTCGGCGCCCGCAAGGACTGA
- a CDS encoding S9 family peptidase — MRSEHIEHLVELSRPAVHPSGWAVVAASRPDVAANRRVGQLWRVSLADGSRTRITQGVADGAPQLTPDGTRILFTRADAKGRPQVWVMPADGGEPVQTTDAPGGVTSFRISPDGTRLALTVREVEPGRAGTVEGLTAEAQSPRRIVDLHAQRNGVGYRIDARSRVAVAPILDVGAEPDYERAPAPGDAGADAPAKPGSRIPEATTLTSGDVEHVGAVWSADGSEVLAMRVDLGPVTDLRGAIVAIPVDGGDEREVLGTDANLSLGEIAADAHGVWAIAQDVTDSGIDFVARSASLYRVVGGAAERRTDEETVDLAEGHLTIVEDGVLVQDRTRGRVQVLHVGIDGVTRRTTDATEATGVATFGDQVVVTVQTPTSFGELGIVEADGSVRILTDFGAALQEAGITVPTEHDLVVRDGSRVHGWVWMPEGEGPHPVLLNIHGGPFAQYGVHVFDEAQVAVDAGYAVVQCNPRGSAGYGRAHGLSIRQRMGTVDLHDVLDFLDGALAAHPSLDADRVGIMGGSYGGYLTAWTIAHEDRFRAAIVERGFLDPDAFVGTSDIGSFFGDEYVGTDPELVASQSPMAVVSQVTTPTLVVHSERDLRCPLEQAQRYFAALHRQGTEAELLVFPGEDHELTRSGQPRHRIERFDAVLDWFGRHIPA; from the coding sequence ATGCGCTCGGAGCACATCGAGCACCTCGTCGAGCTCTCCCGGCCGGCCGTCCACCCCTCGGGGTGGGCGGTCGTCGCCGCTTCCCGGCCCGACGTCGCCGCCAACCGACGCGTGGGGCAGCTCTGGCGCGTCTCGCTCGCCGACGGCAGCCGCACGCGCATCACGCAGGGCGTCGCCGACGGCGCACCCCAGCTGACGCCCGACGGCACGCGCATCCTCTTCACGCGCGCCGACGCCAAGGGCCGCCCGCAGGTGTGGGTCATGCCCGCCGACGGCGGCGAGCCCGTGCAGACGACGGATGCGCCGGGCGGCGTGACGAGCTTCCGCATCTCGCCGGACGGCACGCGTCTGGCGCTCACGGTGCGCGAGGTGGAGCCGGGCCGCGCGGGCACGGTCGAGGGCCTCACGGCCGAGGCGCAGTCGCCCCGCCGCATCGTCGACCTGCACGCGCAGCGCAACGGCGTCGGCTACCGCATCGACGCCCGCAGCCGCGTGGCGGTCGCGCCGATCCTCGATGTGGGCGCCGAGCCCGACTACGAGCGCGCGCCCGCCCCGGGCGACGCGGGCGCCGACGCGCCTGCGAAGCCCGGCTCGCGCATCCCCGAGGCCACGACGCTCACGTCGGGCGACGTCGAGCACGTCGGCGCCGTGTGGAGCGCCGACGGCTCCGAGGTGCTCGCGATGCGCGTCGACCTCGGCCCCGTGACCGACCTGCGCGGCGCCATCGTCGCGATCCCGGTCGACGGCGGCGACGAGCGCGAGGTGCTCGGCACCGACGCGAACCTGTCGCTCGGCGAGATCGCTGCCGACGCGCACGGCGTGTGGGCCATCGCGCAGGACGTCACCGACTCGGGCATCGACTTCGTCGCCCGCAGCGCGAGCCTCTACCGCGTCGTCGGCGGCGCCGCCGAGCGGCGGACCGACGAGGAGACGGTCGACCTCGCCGAGGGCCACCTCACGATCGTCGAGGACGGCGTGCTCGTGCAGGACCGCACGCGCGGCCGCGTGCAGGTGCTGCACGTCGGCATCGACGGCGTCACGAGGCGCACGACGGATGCGACCGAGGCGACGGGCGTCGCGACGTTCGGCGACCAGGTCGTCGTCACGGTGCAGACCCCCACGTCGTTCGGCGAGCTCGGCATCGTCGAGGCTGACGGCTCCGTGCGCATCCTCACCGACTTCGGCGCAGCGCTGCAGGAAGCGGGCATCACGGTGCCCACCGAGCACGACCTCGTCGTGCGCGACGGCTCCCGCGTGCACGGCTGGGTCTGGATGCCCGAGGGCGAGGGGCCGCATCCCGTGCTGCTCAACATCCACGGCGGCCCGTTCGCGCAGTACGGCGTGCACGTGTTCGACGAGGCGCAGGTCGCGGTCGACGCGGGCTACGCCGTCGTGCAGTGCAACCCGCGCGGCTCGGCCGGCTACGGCCGTGCGCACGGCCTGTCGATCCGGCAGCGCATGGGCACGGTCGACCTGCACGACGTGCTCGACTTCCTCGACGGCGCCCTCGCTGCGCATCCGTCGCTCGACGCCGACCGCGTCGGCATCATGGGCGGCTCGTACGGCGGGTACCTCACGGCATGGACGATCGCGCACGAGGACCGCTTCCGCGCGGCGATCGTCGAGCGCGGCTTCCTCGACCCCGACGCGTTCGTGGGCACGAGCGACATCGGCTCGTTCTTCGGCGACGAGTACGTGGGCACCGACCCCGAGCTCGTCGCGTCGCAGAGCCCCATGGCGGTCGTGTCGCAGGTGACGACGCCGACGCTCGTCGTGCACTCCGAGCGCGACCTGCGCTGCCCGCTCGAGCAGGCGCAGCGGTACTTCGCCGCGCTGCACCGGCAGGGCACCGAGGCCGAGCTGCTCGTCTTCCCCGGCGAGGACCACGAGCTGACGCGCTCGGGGCAGCCGCGCCACCGCATCGAGCGGTTCGACGCCGTGCTCGACTGGTTCGGCAGGCACATCCCCGCCTGA
- a CDS encoding SDR family oxidoreductase has product MENPLQPASLAGKAALVTGSSRGIGAATVAYLAGAGADVVVNYRNKAPRAEKVAAAAREAGVQALVVQADLTEPASVEAMFQAAKDAYGGLDVLVMNASGGMEAGLGEDYAMRLNRDAQVALLEAAVPVLRAGSRVVFVTSHQAHFIRTTPTMPEYEAVALSKRAGEDALRERIVELQARGIEFVVVSGDMIEGTITATLLERANPGAIAGRREDAGRLYDVDEFAAEVAQAVVDPVPHDHTRLVGDVSGFQGR; this is encoded by the coding sequence GTGGAGAACCCGCTGCAGCCGGCATCGCTGGCCGGCAAGGCCGCGCTCGTCACCGGATCGAGCCGTGGCATCGGTGCCGCGACGGTCGCCTACCTCGCCGGTGCCGGTGCCGACGTCGTCGTGAACTACCGCAACAAGGCGCCGCGTGCCGAGAAGGTCGCGGCGGCCGCGCGCGAGGCGGGCGTGCAGGCGCTCGTCGTGCAGGCCGACCTCACCGAGCCCGCGAGCGTCGAGGCGATGTTCCAGGCCGCGAAGGACGCCTACGGCGGCCTCGACGTGCTCGTGATGAACGCCTCGGGCGGCATGGAGGCGGGCCTCGGCGAGGACTACGCCATGCGCCTCAACCGCGACGCGCAGGTCGCGCTGCTCGAGGCCGCCGTGCCCGTGCTGCGCGCGGGCTCGCGCGTCGTCTTCGTGACGAGCCACCAGGCGCACTTCATCCGCACGACGCCGACGATGCCCGAGTACGAGGCCGTCGCGCTGTCGAAGCGTGCGGGCGAGGACGCGCTGCGCGAGCGCATCGTCGAGCTGCAGGCCCGCGGCATCGAGTTCGTCGTCGTGTCCGGCGACATGATCGAGGGCACCATCACGGCGACGCTGCTCGAGCGCGCGAACCCCGGCGCCATCGCGGGTCGCCGCGAGGACGCCGGCCGCCTGTACGACGTCGACGAGTTCGCCGCCGAGGTGGCGCAGGCCGTCGTCGACCCCGTGCCGCACGACCACACGCGCCTCGTGGGCGACGTCTCCGGATTCCAGGGCCGCTGA
- a CDS encoding NfeD family protein produces MDILMWAWVGWLAVALICLVIELITLELTFLMLGAGSLVGMVASLTGLPLWAQIIIAAVAAALLLFLVRPSLLERLHRSGQGARTNVDAIAGLGGEVTKQFVRLVGEVTLTNGETWTARLSPVTRPRDLDVGERVVVTAVDGATLVIVPAER; encoded by the coding sequence ATGGACATTCTGATGTGGGCGTGGGTCGGCTGGCTCGCCGTCGCCCTGATCTGCCTCGTGATCGAGCTCATCACGCTCGAGCTCACGTTCCTCATGCTCGGCGCCGGGTCGCTCGTCGGCATGGTCGCGAGCCTCACGGGCCTGCCGCTGTGGGCGCAGATCATCATCGCGGCCGTCGCCGCGGCGCTGCTGCTGTTCCTCGTGCGCCCCTCGCTCCTCGAGCGCCTGCACCGATCCGGGCAGGGCGCGCGCACGAACGTCGACGCCATCGCGGGCCTCGGCGGCGAGGTCACGAAGCAGTTCGTGCGCCTCGTGGGAGAGGTCACGCTCACCAACGGCGAGACGTGGACGGCCCGCCTCTCCCCCGTCACCCGCCCGCGCGACCTCGACGTCGGCGAGCGCGTCGTCGTCACCGCCGTCGACGGCGCGACCCTCGTCATCGTGCCCGCCGAGCGCTGA
- a CDS encoding SPFH domain-containing protein, translated as MDFFGLGLAVIIVAIVLIVVIVIIARSIRIVKQGFTGIVERLGRFHRVLGPGLNILVPVIDRLAYSVDMREQVRTFPPLSVITEDNLNVAMDTVVYFQVNDPRSATYEIADYLSAVEQLTATTLRNVVGSMNLEEALTSRDVINSQLRAVLDQATGKWGIKVTRVELKSIDPPQSILEPMEKQMRAERERRASILTAEGLKQSQILEAEGQRQSTILRAEGDAKSQVLRAKGDAEAQVVLAKGESEAIERVFAAIHAGDADNKLLAYQYLQTLPKLAEGDANKLWIIPSELTDALQEIGKGFFEGKAEVPFKATKSFSDNQGPSILDETFEPDSVSDVSVPSIAETLQDSGIDPKGAGETPTISSGTSIADETPGVGLEDALDSVREAEQEVPGTAPQPPSTPQPPYPPQQPPYPPQQ; from the coding sequence ATGGACTTCTTCGGCCTCGGCCTGGCCGTGATCATCGTCGCGATCGTCCTGATCGTCGTCATCGTGATCATCGCCAGATCGATCCGCATCGTCAAGCAGGGCTTCACCGGCATCGTGGAGCGCCTCGGCCGCTTCCACCGCGTGCTCGGGCCCGGCCTCAACATCCTCGTGCCCGTCATCGACCGGCTCGCGTACAGCGTGGACATGCGCGAGCAGGTGCGCACCTTCCCGCCGCTGTCGGTCATCACCGAGGACAACCTCAACGTGGCGATGGACACCGTCGTCTACTTCCAGGTCAACGACCCCCGCTCCGCGACCTACGAGATCGCCGACTACCTCTCGGCGGTCGAGCAGCTCACGGCGACGACGCTCCGCAACGTCGTCGGCTCGATGAACCTCGAGGAGGCGCTCACGAGCCGCGACGTCATCAACTCGCAGCTGCGCGCCGTGCTCGACCAGGCGACCGGCAAGTGGGGCATCAAGGTGACCCGCGTCGAGCTGAAGTCGATCGACCCGCCCCAGTCGATCCTCGAGCCGATGGAGAAGCAGATGCGCGCCGAGCGCGAGCGTCGCGCCTCCATCCTCACGGCCGAGGGGCTCAAGCAGTCGCAGATCCTCGAGGCCGAGGGTCAGCGCCAGTCGACGATCCTCCGTGCAGAGGGTGACGCGAAGTCGCAGGTGCTCCGCGCCAAGGGTGACGCCGAGGCGCAGGTCGTGCTCGCCAAGGGTGAGTCGGAGGCCATCGAGCGCGTGTTCGCGGCCATCCACGCGGGCGACGCCGACAACAAGCTGCTGGCCTACCAGTACCTGCAGACCCTGCCGAAGCTCGCCGAGGGCGACGCGAACAAGCTCTGGATCATCCCGTCGGAGCTCACGGACGCGCTGCAGGAGATCGGCAAGGGCTTCTTCGAGGGCAAGGCCGAGGTTCCCTTCAAGGCCACCAAGTCGTTCTCGGACAACCAGGGCCCGTCGATCCTCGACGAGACCTTCGAGCCCGACTCGGTGAGCGACGTCTCCGTGCCGTCGATCGCCGAGACGCTGCAGGACTCGGGCATCGACCCGAAGGGCGCAGGCGAGACCCCGACCATCTCGTCGGGCACGTCGATCGCCGACGAGACGCCCGGCGTGGGCCTCGAGGATGCGCTCGACTCCGTGCGCGAGGCGGAGCAGGAGGTGCCGGGCACGGCGCCCCAGCCGCCGTCGACGCCGCAGCCGCCCTACCCGCCGCAGCAGCCGCCGTACCCGCCGCAGCAGTGA
- a CDS encoding glycerophosphodiester phosphodiesterase family protein, with translation MTFLEGPRPRILAHRGLATEAPENTLAAFHAAVAVGATHVESDVRVSADGVAMLVHDATLERVSQDATRIEETSSEALRTLDLGGGHGVPTLAECLAALPETRWNLDLKVPEAVEPAARAILEADAVGRVLVTSFDDATRARAVAALPGVATSASRGVMARALVAVRLRRRAALARILDGIAAVQVPERLGRIRIVDVASVEAFHAAGVEVHVWTVNEPFHMRRLVSLGVDGVVTDRADLAVTTLR, from the coding sequence GTGACGTTCCTCGAGGGGCCTCGGCCGCGCATCCTCGCCCATCGCGGGCTGGCGACCGAGGCTCCCGAGAACACGCTCGCCGCGTTCCACGCGGCCGTCGCCGTCGGAGCCACCCACGTCGAGTCCGACGTGCGCGTGAGCGCCGACGGCGTCGCCATGCTCGTGCACGACGCCACGCTCGAGCGCGTGTCGCAGGATGCGACGCGCATCGAGGAGACGTCGTCGGAGGCGCTGCGGACGCTCGACCTCGGCGGAGGCCACGGCGTGCCGACGCTCGCCGAGTGCCTCGCCGCGCTGCCAGAGACGCGCTGGAACCTCGATCTCAAGGTGCCGGAGGCCGTCGAGCCGGCCGCGCGCGCCATCCTCGAGGCGGATGCCGTCGGCCGCGTGCTCGTGACGTCGTTCGACGACGCGACGCGAGCGCGAGCGGTCGCAGCGCTGCCCGGCGTCGCCACGAGCGCGTCGCGCGGCGTGATGGCGCGTGCGCTCGTCGCGGTGCGCCTGCGGCGTCGTGCTGCGCTCGCCCGCATCCTCGACGGCATCGCCGCCGTGCAGGTGCCCGAGCGGCTCGGCCGCATCCGCATCGTCGACGTCGCCTCGGTGGAGGCGTTCCACGCGGCGGGCGTCGAGGTGCACGTGTGGACGGTGAACGAGCCGTTCCACATGCGCAGGCTCGTGTCGCTCGGCGTCGACGGCGTCGTGACCGACCGCGCCGACCTCGCGGTGACGACGCTGCGCTGA
- a CDS encoding VOC family protein, with the protein MSIELQVTFDAHDPAALSLFWRDALDYVHPPPPGVELAPGDDPLAAWDAFLERMQVPLERRNDSSALVDPDGAGPRIFFQRVPEGKTAKNRVHLDLRAAAGVPPEGRMDALEAVCERHVAAGATRLRRHEPAPPLSLGFIVMQDPEGNEYCLD; encoded by the coding sequence ATGTCCATCGAGCTCCAGGTGACCTTCGACGCGCACGACCCCGCCGCGCTGTCGCTGTTCTGGCGCGACGCGCTCGACTACGTGCACCCGCCGCCGCCCGGCGTCGAGCTCGCGCCCGGCGACGATCCGCTCGCGGCGTGGGATGCGTTCCTCGAGCGCATGCAGGTGCCCCTCGAGCGGCGCAACGACTCGTCGGCGCTCGTCGATCCCGACGGCGCCGGCCCGCGGATCTTCTTCCAGCGGGTGCCGGAGGGCAAGACCGCGAAGAACCGCGTGCACCTCGACCTCCGCGCCGCCGCCGGCGTGCCGCCCGAGGGTCGCATGGACGCGCTCGAGGCCGTGTGCGAGCGCCACGTCGCCGCCGGTGCCACGCGGCTGCGCAGGCACGAGCCCGCTCCCCCGCTCTCGCTGGGGTTCATCGTCATGCAGGATCCCGAGGGCAACGAGTACTGCCTCGACTGA